A single genomic interval of Hydractinia symbiolongicarpus strain clone_291-10 chromosome 8, HSymV2.1, whole genome shotgun sequence harbors:
- the LOC130653917 gene encoding extracellular calcium-sensing receptor-like, producing MIKMKYPNTKIFTSYVTNMTCKKAQTVNNTWLTYVLQLSNCSLNDTAFTSGYSFNALSLARSNLKGLIKLKNDINNSFKITAKHAEAVRNYNLNSFYQPVALTLISYTDDGNVKEHNVMTSNSPTNTIWYEVLPWSGYDNNKSLPFIAQCNKTCPFGYGVRDVDWNSVFKFTGKTQKSWKCEKCSKKYRTPCKSFTNDVLTFADMAFYVAITLSVLGVCATAVTIVIFLRFSSTPFVRASNKNMSLLQLMAHMFFFLAPLSYFIEPSELLCILRPIAIGIFLTFIMAITLMKTQKLVFIFQAQIRVSRKQVQMSKTMECTLVLLMLCVQVCIAVLSFSVNTIRLNDEYIIETRKHIYECNTGEESLIQMMFGFLLVLMCMMQAFRARKLPENFNETKYIVLAMFLCTLTVAVLLPLRFYLSSSKEKVANDVFMLLVANFILLFVMYGYKCWIIVFQPERNTSSAFKQNISQY from the coding sequence atgataaaaatgaaatatccAAACACGAAGATTTTTACGTCTTATGTTACCAACATGACTTGTAAGAAAGCACAAACTGTCAACAACACGTGGTTAACGTACGTTCTGCAACTAAGTAACTGTTCACTAAATGACACAGCCTTCACAAGTGGATATTCTTTTAATGCTTTATCTCTTGCACGAAGTAATTTAAAAGGCCTAATAAAACTGAAGAATGATATAAATAATTCGTTCAAAATTACTGCTAAACATGCTGAAGCTGTCAGAAATTATAAtctaaactcattttatcaaccaGTTGCACTAACTTTGATCTCATATACTGACGATGGAAACGTCAAAGAACATAATGTGATGACATCAAATTCCCCAACGAATACAATATGGTATGAAGTCCTACCCTGGTCCGGATACGATAATAATAAAAGTCTTCCGTTTATCGCGCAATGTAACAAAACATGTCCTTTTGGTTACGGAGTACGCGATGTTGATTGGAACAGTGTCTTTAAATTTACaggaaaaacacaaaaaagttgGAAATGCGAGAAATGTTCAAAGAAATATCGTACGCCGTGCAAAAGTTTCACAAATGACGTGCTTACTTTTGCAGACATGGCGTTTTATGTCGCGATTACTTTGTCAGTACTTGGCGTATGTGCCACAGCGGTTACCATTGTTATCTTTCTCCGATTCAGTAGCACACCGTTCGTAAGAGCTTCAAACAAAAACATGTCATTACTTCAACTAATGGCACACATGTTTTTCTTTCTAGCTCCTTTATCATATTTTATCGAACCGTCCGAATTACTCTGTATACTGCGACCGATTGCGATAGGTATATTTCTCACTTTCATAATGGCCATCACTCTTATGAAAACACAAAAACTTGTATTTATCTTTCAAGCGCAAATACGCGTTTCGAGAAAACAAGTTCAGATGTCTAAAACAATGGAGTGTACTTTGGTGTTGCTGATGTTATGTGTGCAAGTTTGCATTGCTGTCCTCAGTTTTTCTGTTAACACTATACGTCTCAATGACGAATACATAATCGAGACAAGAAAGCACATATATGAATGTAACACTGGTGAAGAGTCGCTGATTCAAATGATGTTTGGCTTTCTGCTCGTGCTTATGTGTATGATGCAAGCTTTTAGAGCGAGAAAGTTACCAGAAAACTTTAACGAAACGAAATACATAGTACTAGCTATGTTTTTATGTACGCTCACTGTCGCAGTACTTTTACCCTTGCGATTTTACTTGAGCAGTAGTAAAGAGAAAGTAGCAAATGATGTGTTCATGTTGCTAGTGGCaaactttattttacttttcgtCATGTATGGATATAAATGTTGGATCATTGTGTTTCAACCTGAGAGAAATACTTCATCAGCTTTCAAGCAGAACATCAGCCAGTATTGA
- the LOC130655278 gene encoding PAN2-PAN3 deadenylation complex subunit pan3-like, with translation MESFSSDSSYHAFASESSVSDYSSPQNFRNVGARSTNVKCRYFMNNGYCFYGENCQFQHVSGGNMNGPNQTKQDQYYNTSEDDSAFTPSSTANTSFLPGVANISKHMEHPKQRLFSKGHPVNGKEQSNEMLQQQFRRMRLMQQNAEKDYHQSNMSHQKKVQPLHFQGHKTDKTSYFIAQQMREELQNQRLLLLKDPKETGLPEIIENYRSLYPLEDIKSPVQGQRLLGYTSTCFRVINIKDGLHYCMRRIHGFRLLNPKAVSSVEKWKKISNSNIVPLKEAFTTKAFGDMSLVFIYTNYPGAETLMSRHFTGPRVRSPPAMDMSNNYTWSSQGSMSGYKNHKGTQKVMPERLIWSYVIQLTAAIRQIHSTDLCCRIIDPSKVLLIGNSRLRLNCAGILDVLTSDADLTPAMIKHYQQEDLVALGKLILALACYSIEAVNRDNVQQSMEFVAKNYSSDLKSLIWHLISSQLTSNPHSINEVMPVIGARFYSQLDSTQSRCDLLENELSKELDNGRLLRILAKLGTILERSEYGMDVEWSETGDRYLLKLFRDYLFHQVTDIGSAWIDFAHVVSTLNKLDAGTSERICLSSQDEQSILVVSYHDLKACLETAFSELIQSSEMS, from the exons ATGGAAAGTTTCTCAAGCGACAGCAGTTACCATGCCTTTGCTAGTGAAAGTAGTGTTAGTGACTATTCCTCCCCACAAAATTTTCGCAACGTTGGAGCAAGATCTACCAATGTCAAGTGTCGTTACTTTATGAACAATGGTTATTGCTTTTATGGTGAAAATTGTCAGTTCCAGCATGTTTCAGGAGGAAATATGAATGGACCAAACCAAACAAAACAAGACCAATATTACAATACCAGTGAAG atgATTCAGCATTCACACCAAGTTCTACTGCAAATACCTCTTTTTTACCTGGAGTAGCAAACATTTCAAAACACATGGAGCATCCAAAACAAAGACTTTTTTCAAAAGGTCATCCAGTAAATGGCAAAGAACAATCAAATGAAATGCTTCAACAGCAGTTTAGAAGAATGAGATTGATGCAACAa AATGCAGAAAAAGACTACCATCAAAGCAATATGTCAcatcaaaaaaaagttcaacCTCTTCACTTTCAAGGTCACAAAACTGACAAAACGTCATACTTTATTGCACAGCAAATGAGAGAA GAATTACAAAACCAGCGATTGTTATTGTTAAAGGATCCGAAGGAGACTG GACTTCCAGAAATCATCGAAAATTATCGTAGCTTGTATCCTTTGGAGGATATTAAATCGCCAGTTCAA ggTCAACGCCTACTTGGATACACGTCAACTTGTTTTAGAGTAATAAATATTAAAGATGGGTTACATTACTGCATGAGAAGAATTCATG gcTTTCGTTTGTTAAATCCAAAAGCGGTGAGTAGTGTTGAAAAATGGAAGAAAATAAGTAACTCGAATATTGTTCCTCTCAAAGAAGCATTTACGACGAAAGCTTTCGGTGATATGT cTCTTGTCTTTATCTATACGAATTATCCTGGAGCTGAAACATTGATGAGCAGGCATTTCACTGGTCCACGAGTGCGGAGTCCCCCTGCAATGGATATGTCGAACAATTACACGTGGTCATCTCAAGGCTCTATGTCGGGCTACAAAAACCATAAGGGGACGCAAAAAGTCATGCCAGAAAGGTTAATATGGAGTTACGTAATCCAATTGACGGCAGCAATTCGACAGATTCACAGTACAGACTTATGCTGCCGAATAATTGATCCATCGAAAGTTCTTCTGATAGGAAATTCGAG ATTAAGATTGAACTGTGCTGGCATTTTGGATGTGCTAACGTCTGATGCTGACTTAACTCCTGCAATGATCAAACATTACCag CAAGAAGATCTAGTTGCGCTTGGGAAACTCATACTCGCATTAGCCTGTTATTCAATTGAAGCTGTGAATAGAGACAACGTGCAGCAGTCAATGGAATTTGTGGCGAAAAATTATTCAAGCGATTTAAAGTCATTGATAtg gcaTCTAATTAGTAGTCAATTGACCTCGAACCCACACAGCATAAACGAAGTCATGCCTGTCATAGGTGCTAGGTTTTACAGCCAACTTGATTCAACACAATCCAGATGCGATCTTTTAGAGAATGAATTGTCCAAG GAACTCGACAATGGACGATTACTAAGGATTTTAGCCAAGTTGGGCACTATACTTGAGCGATCCGA GTATGGCATGGATGTGGAATGGTCGGAGACTGGAGATCGTTATCTTTTGAAACTTTTCCGAGATTATTTGTTTCATCAAGTTACTGATATTGGCTCCGCTTGGATCGATTTTGCACACGTGGTATCCACGTTAAACAAG CTGGATGCTGGTACGTCTGAACGTATCTGTTTGAGTTCACAGGATGAGCAGTCTATTCTTGTCGTATCTTATCACGATTTAAAGGCGTGTCTTGAAACAGCGTTTTCTGAACTCATTCAATCGTCGGAGATGTCGTGA
- the LOC130655895 gene encoding hsc70-interacting protein-like isoform X2 produces the protein MYTNMFSSTILASLSLQSWKVPDLEDFPDEEPKKPEDVKEEEQEESSDEEMESDLELEELDGLIKEDETEGILEMGDESVEVSDEMRDESNAKRSEAQGLLSDGNIDGAIKAFTEAIKKNPLSANLYAKRASVLIKAKRPNAAVKDCEKALDINKDSAQPYKWRGRAYRFLGKYEEAYHDFQTACRLDFDEAVMEWQKEVEPNAKKIMEHRRKYERLHEEKELKRKIKEAKKRKEAAEKAYQKQKAEESARAQAGGFPGGFPGMPGGMPGGMPGGMPGGMPGGGAAGGMPDINALFSDPELMSAMQDPEVMAAFQDVSKNPANMSKYESNPKVKRVIEKLQSKFGGAK, from the exons ATGTACACTAACATGTTTTCATCAACCATTTTAGCATCTTTGTCACTACAAAGTTGGAAG GTGCCTGATCTTGAAGATTTTCCAGATGAAGAACCAAAAAAACCTGAAGATGTCAAAGAGGAGGAACAAGAAGAAAGTAGTGACGAAGAGATGGAAAGTGATTtag agCTTGAGGAACTTGATGGCCTAATTAAAGAAGATGAGACTGAAGGTATTTTGGAAATGGGGGATGAATCAGTAGAG GTGTCAGATGAGATGCGTGATGAATCAAATGCCAAAAGAAGTGAAGCACAAGGATTACTTAGTGATG GAAACATTGATGGTGCTATTAAAGCTTTTACAGAAGCTATAAAAAAGAATCCTTTGTCTGCAAATTTATATGCAAAAAGAGCCAG TGTCCTTATTAAGGCTAAACGTCCGAATGCAGCAGTAAAAGATTGTGAGAAAGCTTTAGATATAAACAAGGATTCTGCCCAACCTTACAAATGGAGAGGAAGAGCATACAG GTTTCTGGGTAAATACGAAGAAGCTTATCATGACTTTCAGACAGCTTGCCGATTGGATTTTGATGAAGCTGTGATGGAATGGCAAAAAGAAGTAGAACCTAAT GCAAAAAAGATAATGGAACACAGACGTAAATATGAAAGGCTACATGAAGAAAAAGaactgaaaagaaaaat aaaagaaGCTAAGAAAAGAAAGGAGGCTGCTGAGAAAGCT tatcaaaaacaaaaagctGAAGAATCAGCTCGAGCTCAAGCCGGTGGATTTCCTGGTGGTTTTCCTG GTATGCCAGGTGGTATGCCTGGAGGTATGCCGGGTGGTATGCCAGGCGGTATGCCAGGTGGAGGAG CCGCGGGTGGAATGCCGGATATTAACGCATTATTTAGTGATCCTGAGCTCATGAGCGCTATGCAA GATCCAGAAGTTATGGCTGCGTTTCAAGATGTCAGCAAAAACCCGGCTAACATGAGCAAATATGAAAGCAATCCAAAAGTAAAACGCGTAATTGAAAAACTCCAGTCTAAATTTGGTGGTGCAAAGTAA
- the LOC130655895 gene encoding hsc70-interacting protein-like isoform X1, translating into MFQKQQLELLRQFVSACQAKPEIILSPELGFFKNWIISLGGKIPEVKTNPPKEPEPTVDDDLDDVPDLEDFPDEEPKKPEDVKEEEQEESSDEEMESDLELEELDGLIKEDETEGILEMGDESVEVSDEMRDESNAKRSEAQGLLSDGNIDGAIKAFTEAIKKNPLSANLYAKRASVLIKAKRPNAAVKDCEKALDINKDSAQPYKWRGRAYRFLGKYEEAYHDFQTACRLDFDEAVMEWQKEVEPNAKKIMEHRRKYERLHEEKELKRKIKEAKKRKEAAEKAYQKQKAEESARAQAGGFPGGFPGMPGGMPGGMPGGMPGGMPGGGAAGGMPDINALFSDPELMSAMQDPEVMAAFQDVSKNPANMSKYESNPKVKRVIEKLQSKFGGAK; encoded by the exons ATGTTCCAGAAGCAACAATTAGAACTTTTGCGACAATTTGTATCTGCTTGCCAAGCGAAACCTGAGATTATTCTTAGCCCCGAACTGGGATTTTTCAAGAACTGGATAATcag CTTGGGTGGAAAAATACCAGAGGTGAAGACAAACCCACCAAAAGAACCAGAGCCAACAGTGGATGATGACTTAGATGAT GTGCCTGATCTTGAAGATTTTCCAGATGAAGAACCAAAAAAACCTGAAGATGTCAAAGAGGAGGAACAAGAAGAAAGTAGTGACGAAGAGATGGAAAGTGATTtag agCTTGAGGAACTTGATGGCCTAATTAAAGAAGATGAGACTGAAGGTATTTTGGAAATGGGGGATGAATCAGTAGAG GTGTCAGATGAGATGCGTGATGAATCAAATGCCAAAAGAAGTGAAGCACAAGGATTACTTAGTGATG GAAACATTGATGGTGCTATTAAAGCTTTTACAGAAGCTATAAAAAAGAATCCTTTGTCTGCAAATTTATATGCAAAAAGAGCCAG TGTCCTTATTAAGGCTAAACGTCCGAATGCAGCAGTAAAAGATTGTGAGAAAGCTTTAGATATAAACAAGGATTCTGCCCAACCTTACAAATGGAGAGGAAGAGCATACAG GTTTCTGGGTAAATACGAAGAAGCTTATCATGACTTTCAGACAGCTTGCCGATTGGATTTTGATGAAGCTGTGATGGAATGGCAAAAAGAAGTAGAACCTAAT GCAAAAAAGATAATGGAACACAGACGTAAATATGAAAGGCTACATGAAGAAAAAGaactgaaaagaaaaat aaaagaaGCTAAGAAAAGAAAGGAGGCTGCTGAGAAAGCT tatcaaaaacaaaaagctGAAGAATCAGCTCGAGCTCAAGCCGGTGGATTTCCTGGTGGTTTTCCTG GTATGCCAGGTGGTATGCCTGGAGGTATGCCGGGTGGTATGCCAGGCGGTATGCCAGGTGGAGGAG CCGCGGGTGGAATGCCGGATATTAACGCATTATTTAGTGATCCTGAGCTCATGAGCGCTATGCAA GATCCAGAAGTTATGGCTGCGTTTCAAGATGTCAGCAAAAACCCGGCTAACATGAGCAAATATGAAAGCAATCCAAAAGTAAAACGCGTAATTGAAAAACTCCAGTCTAAATTTGGTGGTGCAAAGTAA
- the LOC130655903 gene encoding copper transport protein ATOX1-like codes for MATTHKFKVEMTCEGCSGAVTRVLNKTEGVANFRVELQDKEVFVTTDLPADKILQVLQKTGKETTYVGTV; via the exons ATGGCTACT ACACATAAATTTAAAGTTGAGATGACATGTGAAGGTTGTTCTGGGGCTGTAACAAGAGTTTTAAACAAAACAGAAG GAGTTGCAAACTTTCGCGTTGAATTGCAAGACAAAGAAGTGTTCGTAACGACAGATCTTCCTGCGGATAAAATCCTTCAGGTGTTGCAGAAAACTGGCAAAGAGACAACATATGTCGGTACAGTTTAA